One window of the Rufibacter radiotolerans genome contains the following:
- a CDS encoding rhamnogalacturonan acetylesterase: protein MIQRKNILAPFLLLVIATTVLVGFIQKPKSKPTLYIIGDSTVRNTGEGFGGWGSYMAELLDTTKISVSNQAMAGRSTRTFIKEDRWNKVLVTLKKGDFVIMQFGHNEGSVPDTSKAGYRGVLRGTGPETKELTWKNGEKEEVHTYGWYLRKFVQEAKAKGATPIIASMIPRNQWKDGKVMLANKDFGKWAAEVAQSEKVLFIDLNKITADKYNQMGLEQVKALFPTDHTHTSPDGARLNAASVVEGLKMNKKHPLNKYVKKA from the coding sequence ATGATACAGAGAAAAAATATTCTTGCCCCCTTTCTGCTTTTGGTAATAGCAACCACTGTTTTGGTTGGTTTTATCCAGAAGCCCAAATCAAAGCCTACTCTATACATTATCGGGGACTCCACTGTCCGGAATACCGGTGAAGGGTTTGGAGGCTGGGGCTCTTATATGGCAGAGCTCTTGGATACCACCAAAATTAGTGTGAGCAACCAGGCCATGGCTGGGCGCAGTACCCGCACCTTTATCAAAGAAGACCGCTGGAACAAAGTCTTGGTTACTCTTAAGAAAGGCGACTTTGTGATCATGCAGTTTGGCCACAATGAAGGCAGCGTGCCAGACACCAGCAAAGCCGGCTATCGGGGCGTGTTACGCGGCACCGGGCCCGAAACCAAAGAGCTTACGTGGAAAAACGGCGAAAAAGAAGAAGTACATACCTACGGCTGGTACCTGCGCAAGTTTGTGCAGGAAGCCAAAGCCAAAGGCGCTACCCCAATCATTGCCTCCATGATCCCCAGAAACCAATGGAAAGACGGCAAGGTAATGCTGGCTAACAAGGATTTTGGAAAGTGGGCTGCTGAAGTAGCCCAATCAGAGAAAGTGCTCTTCATTGACCTCAATAAAATCACAGCCGACAAATACAACCAGATGGGGTTAGAACAGGTGAAGGCGCTTTTCCCAACGGACCATACACACACCAGCCCGGACGGAGCCCGCTTAAACGCTGCCTCAGTGGTAGAAGGGTTGAAAATGAACAAAAAGCATCCGTTGAATAAATATGTAAAGAAGGCCTGA
- a CDS encoding rhamnogalacturonan lyase, producing the protein MKIFAFLSKILCLGLVLLSAGKVLAQRQMEYLNRGLVAVQIQGDSVYLSWRLLGTEPEDVTFNVYRKTGKSQPVKLTKQPISRSTNYIDPKADMAQKPVYFVKPVLKGKEQAASEVASVWAQNYLSIPLKTPKGYTPNDASVGDVDGDGTYEIILHQAGRGRDTPSPGFTDEPIFQAYKLDGTLLWTINLGKNIREGAHYTQFIVIDLDGDGKTEFACKTADGTVDGTGKVIGDVSKDWRDANGKILQGPEFFTVFNGLTGAAMATADYLPARGNLGGWGGVGGNGKNDATGNRSDRFLAGAAYLDGTLPSVLMCRGYYGRSVIAAWDYRNGKLTSRWVFDSKDGKSPYSGQGYHSLSIADVDQDGKDEVIYGSMVVDDNGQGLFTTGLRHGDALHVGDLDITRPGLEVFGVHEIEEHTTGPGAALYDARTGEILWQGMEGEDIGRGVAADIDPTNPGAEMWFSGSDGLLNLKGEKIGENQPSTNFLVWWDGDLSRELLNGNRIDKYNAGRLFTAIGCASNNGTKSTPALSADILGDWREEVIFRTTDNKELRIFTTTIPTEHRLPTLMHDPQYRMAIAWQNVGYNQPPHPSFHIGEGMKPVKGPQIKVNKPKTALQ; encoded by the coding sequence ATGAAGATATTTGCCTTTTTGAGTAAAATCCTATGCCTTGGTCTGGTCCTGCTATCTGCGGGCAAGGTACTGGCACAGCGGCAAATGGAATATCTGAACAGAGGTTTGGTGGCGGTGCAAATCCAGGGAGACTCGGTGTACCTGAGCTGGCGGCTATTGGGCACAGAGCCAGAGGATGTAACGTTCAACGTGTACCGGAAAACCGGGAAAAGCCAGCCGGTTAAATTAACCAAGCAACCAATCTCCAGGAGCACCAATTACATAGACCCCAAAGCAGACATGGCCCAAAAGCCTGTCTACTTTGTAAAACCGGTCTTAAAAGGGAAGGAGCAGGCCGCTTCTGAAGTGGCCAGCGTCTGGGCGCAAAATTACCTGTCAATCCCCCTGAAAACCCCAAAAGGGTACACACCTAACGATGCCTCTGTAGGAGATGTAGACGGAGACGGGACCTATGAAATTATTTTGCACCAGGCGGGCCGGGGCCGGGATACGCCTTCGCCGGGCTTCACCGATGAGCCCATTTTTCAGGCCTATAAACTAGACGGCACCCTGCTCTGGACCATTAACCTGGGCAAGAACATCCGGGAGGGCGCCCACTACACCCAGTTCATCGTCATAGACCTGGACGGCGACGGCAAAACCGAATTTGCCTGCAAAACCGCCGATGGCACCGTAGATGGTACCGGCAAAGTAATAGGCGATGTCTCCAAAGACTGGCGCGATGCCAATGGCAAAATACTTCAAGGCCCTGAATTCTTTACCGTGTTCAACGGGTTAACCGGGGCGGCCATGGCTACCGCCGATTACCTGCCCGCCCGCGGAAACTTAGGCGGTTGGGGAGGCGTGGGCGGCAACGGCAAAAATGACGCTACCGGTAACCGCTCAGACCGTTTTCTGGCCGGGGCCGCTTACCTAGATGGTACCTTGCCCAGTGTGCTCATGTGCCGCGGCTACTACGGCAGAAGCGTCATTGCCGCCTGGGACTACCGTAACGGGAAACTTACCTCCAGGTGGGTCTTTGACTCCAAAGACGGGAAGAGCCCTTACTCGGGCCAGGGTTACCATAGCCTGAGCATAGCAGATGTAGACCAGGACGGCAAAGACGAAGTAATTTACGGGTCCATGGTGGTGGATGACAACGGCCAGGGGCTCTTTACCACCGGCCTGCGGCATGGAGATGCTCTGCATGTGGGTGACTTGGATATTACCCGTCCAGGCCTAGAGGTTTTTGGCGTGCATGAGATTGAAGAGCACACCACGGGCCCGGGAGCGGCCTTGTATGACGCCAGAACCGGCGAGATTCTGTGGCAGGGTATGGAAGGCGAGGATATTGGCAGAGGCGTGGCCGCCGATATTGACCCCACGAATCCGGGCGCTGAAATGTGGTTCTCCGGCTCTGACGGACTGTTGAACCTGAAAGGCGAAAAAATAGGGGAGAACCAGCCCTCCACCAACTTCCTGGTGTGGTGGGACGGGGACCTTTCCCGGGAGTTGCTCAACGGGAACCGCATTGATAAGTACAACGCCGGCCGCCTGTTCACGGCTATTGGATGCGCCTCCAACAACGGCACCAAATCCACCCCTGCGTTAAGCGCCGATATTCTGGGAGATTGGCGGGAAGAGGTTATTTTTAGAACCACTGATAATAAGGAACTGCGCATCTTTACCACCACCATCCCTACAGAGCACCGGTTGCCCACTCTCATGCATGACCCGCAGTACCGAATGGCCATTGCCTGGCAGAATGTGGGGTATAATCAGCCTCCGCACCCCAGTTTCCATATTGGAGAGGGAATGAAACCTGTCAAGGGCCCCCAGATAAAAGTGAATAAGCCTAAAACCGCCTTACAATAA
- a CDS encoding glycosyl hydrolase 115 family protein, translating to MKRQFSLVLLILAILANFSVRAQNKATLQVTTVASPGAFPLVQGGKAAPILVDGKDAEVVRIAARALGEDIKAVTGFTPEIGKTGPNQVIGLPVIMGTLGQSALIDQLVKEKKLLVGDVKGKWESYTMAVVEKPFANVAQALVIAGSDRRGTAFGAFELSRLMGVSPWVWWADVAPAHKADLFVTPGMLVQGPPSVKYRGIFLNDEDWGLQPWAARSLDKDIQDIGPNTYAKIFELLLRLKANLIWPAMHPSTKAFFHYPGNPQVADDYAIMVGTSHAEPMLRNNVDEWKSATMGAFDYFKNRKSVQKYWEKRVKEAKNVDAIYTMGMRGEHDSGMQGAKTIADAATILETIISDQRAMLQKHINQNVEAVPQVFTAYKEVLDIYDHGLKLPEDITLVWPDDNYGYLHRLSNPQEQKRPGGSGVYYHASYWGRPHDYLWLSTTHPSLIREEMMKAYALKSDKLWVVNVGDLKPQEYNLELFLDMAYYAPAFQESGSVQKHLQKWTQETFGQEKAAAISSLLWEYYQLAFERKPEFMGWSRTEPTTQTTYTAYNHFFYGDEAQRRLDRYEALEKQVKELRTQISAQKADAFYQLVYYPVVGASLMNKKFLYRDKSYLFAKQQRASAQEYAQLSRQAYEEIVKETAFYNNQLANGKWAGMMSMKPRDLPAYQAPVLPEIKLNPTAPWGVAPEGFVTKDSSLVPGPTLSLPMFQPWGGQRYFVDVFLTGSQPLSWKANASDKWIKLSTEKGKLTSAEGQKQQRLWVSIDVSKVPKHQKSKGYITFKANGIKIKLEVNVASAPETPDLDFYRGFMENNGYVSIFAGNFTRQIEKQGRSWEPVAGLGHTQKALMAPLSFAATVTDPEKIKENAPIVEYDFYSLTAAAPIVSVYTLPTHPVTSSFSMRYGVSIDDGPIKVLDFKTVGRSEEWKVNVLENRAKRQVKSPSLAPGKHTLKIYLLDPGVVLDYITIDLGGLKKAYSIIPETVK from the coding sequence ATGAAACGCCAATTCTCCCTAGTTCTTCTAATCCTCGCTATTCTAGCCAACTTCTCAGTTCGGGCCCAAAACAAGGCAACACTGCAGGTTACTACGGTAGCTTCGCCTGGGGCTTTCCCTTTGGTGCAGGGAGGCAAGGCCGCCCCCATTTTGGTGGACGGGAAAGATGCCGAGGTGGTGCGCATTGCCGCCAGGGCCTTGGGCGAAGATATAAAAGCAGTCACCGGTTTTACGCCTGAAATCGGAAAGACAGGCCCAAACCAAGTCATTGGTCTGCCGGTGATCATGGGTACCTTGGGGCAATCAGCACTTATTGACCAGTTGGTGAAGGAGAAGAAACTACTGGTAGGCGATGTGAAGGGCAAGTGGGAAAGCTATACCATGGCCGTGGTGGAGAAGCCTTTTGCCAATGTAGCCCAGGCCCTGGTCATTGCCGGCAGCGACCGCCGTGGAACGGCCTTCGGGGCGTTTGAGCTCTCCCGCCTGATGGGGGTTTCCCCTTGGGTCTGGTGGGCCGATGTGGCTCCAGCCCACAAAGCAGACCTATTTGTGACGCCGGGTATGCTGGTGCAAGGCCCGCCCTCGGTAAAATACCGCGGCATTTTCCTGAATGACGAAGACTGGGGTCTGCAGCCCTGGGCAGCCCGGAGCCTGGACAAAGACATCCAAGACATTGGACCGAACACGTACGCCAAAATATTTGAGTTGCTGCTGCGCCTGAAGGCGAACCTTATCTGGCCGGCCATGCACCCCAGTACCAAAGCCTTTTTCCACTACCCAGGTAACCCCCAAGTAGCAGATGATTATGCCATTATGGTGGGAACCTCGCACGCAGAGCCCATGCTCCGCAACAACGTGGATGAATGGAAGTCTGCTACCATGGGGGCCTTTGATTACTTCAAAAACAGGAAAAGCGTGCAGAAGTATTGGGAGAAACGGGTGAAAGAGGCCAAAAACGTTGATGCCATTTACACCATGGGCATGCGCGGCGAGCATGACAGCGGCATGCAGGGCGCTAAGACCATTGCTGATGCCGCTACTATCCTGGAAACCATCATTTCTGACCAGCGGGCCATGCTCCAGAAGCACATAAACCAAAACGTGGAGGCGGTACCGCAGGTCTTCACTGCTTACAAGGAGGTATTGGATATTTACGACCATGGCCTGAAATTACCTGAAGACATTACCCTGGTGTGGCCCGATGACAACTATGGGTACCTGCACCGGCTGAGCAACCCGCAGGAGCAGAAACGGCCGGGTGGGTCTGGGGTATATTACCATGCCTCTTACTGGGGCAGGCCCCATGATTACCTCTGGCTCAGCACCACGCACCCATCGCTAATCAGGGAGGAAATGATGAAAGCCTATGCGTTAAAGTCTGACAAGCTGTGGGTGGTAAACGTGGGAGACCTCAAGCCCCAGGAGTACAATCTGGAACTGTTCCTGGACATGGCCTATTACGCCCCGGCCTTCCAGGAAAGCGGCTCCGTGCAAAAGCACCTGCAGAAGTGGACCCAGGAAACCTTTGGGCAGGAAAAGGCCGCTGCCATCAGTTCCCTTTTGTGGGAATATTATCAACTGGCCTTTGAGCGCAAGCCCGAATTCATGGGCTGGAGCCGCACAGAACCTACCACCCAAACCACCTACACCGCCTACAACCATTTCTTCTACGGCGATGAAGCCCAACGGCGCCTGGACCGGTACGAGGCCCTGGAAAAACAGGTAAAGGAGCTTCGTACCCAAATAAGCGCCCAAAAAGCCGATGCCTTTTACCAACTGGTGTACTACCCGGTGGTGGGGGCATCGCTCATGAACAAGAAATTTCTCTACCGGGACAAAAGTTACCTCTTTGCCAAACAGCAGAGAGCCAGTGCCCAAGAGTACGCCCAGCTTTCGCGGCAAGCGTATGAAGAAATTGTAAAAGAGACAGCTTTCTACAACAACCAGTTGGCCAATGGCAAATGGGCGGGCATGATGTCTATGAAGCCCCGCGACTTACCCGCCTACCAGGCACCGGTGTTGCCTGAAATCAAGTTGAACCCTACTGCACCATGGGGGGTGGCGCCAGAGGGTTTTGTCACCAAAGATTCTTCGCTGGTACCGGGGCCGACCTTGTCGCTCCCCATGTTCCAGCCCTGGGGCGGACAACGCTACTTTGTGGATGTGTTCCTGACCGGAAGCCAACCTCTTTCCTGGAAGGCCAACGCCTCAGACAAATGGATAAAGTTGTCTACCGAGAAGGGAAAACTCACCTCGGCGGAGGGCCAGAAACAGCAGCGCCTGTGGGTCAGTATAGATGTGAGCAAGGTTCCCAAACACCAAAAGTCCAAGGGGTATATCACCTTTAAAGCGAATGGGATTAAGATAAAACTAGAGGTAAACGTAGCTTCCGCCCCTGAAACTCCTGACCTGGATTTCTATAGGGGATTCATGGAAAACAATGGCTATGTCTCCATCTTCGCGGGCAATTTTACCCGCCAAATAGAGAAACAAGGCAGAAGCTGGGAACCGGTAGCTGGCCTGGGGCATACCCAAAAAGCGCTGATGGCACCGCTTTCCTTTGCTGCTACCGTCACTGACCCGGAGAAAATCAAAGAAAACGCCCCGATAGTGGAATATGATTTCTACTCACTTACCGCGGCAGCTCCCATCGTTTCTGTTTATACGCTGCCTACCCACCCGGTCACAAGCAGCTTTAGCATGCGGTACGGCGTTTCCATAGATGACGGGCCGATAAAGGTACTTGACTTTAAGACCGTAGGCCGAAGCGAAGAATGGAAAGTGAATGTGCTGGAAAACAGGGCCAAACGGCAGGTAAAGTCTCCTTCCCTGGCACCCGGAAAACACACACTTAAAATCTACCTGCTAGACCCAGGCGTGGTTCTGGATTACATCACCATAGATCTGGGAGGGTTGAAAAAGGCCTATTCCATTATCCCGGAAACGGTGAAATAA
- a CDS encoding glycoside hydrolase family 88/105 protein, with translation MTIRAASLKSFFLLSVLFLCTVAQAQTERLPKKKKILKTLRLTNDYFMQKWPDPGKEIVTNKTRPSNIWTRGIYYIGLMELYRSDPQQRYYEYAVDWGQKHKWGLTGGDNIRHADYQTCGQTFIDLYKIDPKPERIRSIKASMDNMVNSTKVNDWDWIDALMMAMPLYTQLAQVYPESADSYYKKMHEMYLATKNQIGGGLYNQEHGLWWRDKDFVPPVKSPNGKDIYWSRGNGWVVGALVRVMSMLPKDHPNYQEYQTTYLEMMKALVPLQREDGFWNVSLHDPNHFGGKETSGTALFAYGMAWGVNNGLLDKKLYTPIIAKAWNAMIKEAVHPNGFLGYLQGTGKEPKDSQPVSYTSKPDFEDYGLGCFLLAGTEIMKMK, from the coding sequence ATGACGATTCGCGCAGCTTCCCTCAAAAGCTTTTTCCTGCTAAGTGTCCTGTTTCTTTGCACCGTGGCGCAGGCCCAGACAGAGCGGTTACCCAAAAAGAAAAAAATACTGAAGACCCTGCGGCTCACCAATGACTACTTCATGCAGAAGTGGCCAGACCCGGGCAAGGAGATAGTGACCAATAAAACCCGGCCCAGCAACATTTGGACCCGCGGAATCTACTACATTGGCCTCATGGAACTCTACCGCTCAGACCCGCAGCAACGGTATTATGAGTACGCGGTGGATTGGGGCCAGAAACACAAATGGGGCCTGACAGGGGGCGACAATATACGTCATGCTGACTACCAGACCTGCGGCCAAACCTTCATTGACCTGTATAAAATAGATCCGAAGCCAGAGCGCATTCGGTCTATCAAGGCCTCTATGGATAACATGGTGAACAGCACCAAAGTGAATGACTGGGATTGGATTGACGCCCTTATGATGGCGATGCCCCTGTACACCCAGTTAGCACAAGTGTACCCGGAAAGTGCCGACAGCTACTACAAAAAAATGCACGAAATGTATCTGGCTACTAAAAACCAGATTGGCGGGGGCCTATACAATCAAGAACATGGCCTGTGGTGGCGAGATAAAGATTTTGTACCGCCGGTGAAATCGCCAAACGGGAAAGATATCTACTGGTCCAGAGGAAACGGCTGGGTAGTAGGAGCGTTGGTACGCGTGATGAGCATGTTGCCTAAAGACCACCCCAACTATCAGGAATACCAGACAACCTACCTTGAAATGATGAAGGCCCTCGTACCGCTTCAACGGGAAGATGGCTTTTGGAACGTGAGCTTACATGACCCGAATCATTTTGGCGGAAAAGAAACCTCCGGTACCGCCTTGTTTGCCTATGGCATGGCTTGGGGCGTGAACAATGGCCTGTTGGATAAGAAGCTGTACACTCCCATTATTGCCAAGGCCTGGAATGCCATGATCAAAGAGGCCGTGCACCCCAACGGGTTCCTGGGATACTTACAAGGCACAGGCAAAGAGCCCAAAGACAGTCAGCCAGTGAGCTACACCAGCAAGCCAGATTTTGAGGACTATGGTTTAGGCTGTTTTCTGCTGGCTGGCACCGAGATCATGAAAATGAAATAA
- a CDS encoding rhamnogalacturonan acetylesterase — protein MIGDSTVKNGKGKGDGGLWGWGSFLGAHFDTTRITVENHALGGTSSRTFRTQGHWDKVLPKVKAGDFVLMQFGHNDSSPLNDSTRARGTIRNNSDAVQEIQNLLTKKPEVVHSYGWYLRQFITEVQAKGATAIVLSPVPRNTFKDGKANRNQDSYGLWASEAASQTKALFIDLNKIISDRYEKEGEEKVKSTYFNSKDNTHTIQAGAQVNAAALAEGIRQNKKLELNKYLLSKTNVLPL, from the coding sequence TTGATTGGGGACTCTACGGTAAAGAACGGCAAAGGCAAAGGAGACGGAGGCCTCTGGGGTTGGGGTAGCTTTCTGGGCGCGCACTTTGACACCACCAGAATCACCGTTGAAAACCACGCGCTAGGGGGCACCAGCAGCCGCACGTTCCGTACCCAGGGCCACTGGGACAAGGTGCTGCCTAAAGTAAAAGCCGGGGATTTTGTGTTGATGCAATTTGGGCATAATGACAGCAGCCCTCTCAATGACTCCACAAGGGCCCGCGGCACCATAAGAAACAACAGCGATGCCGTGCAGGAAATACAAAACCTGCTCACCAAAAAGCCGGAAGTGGTACACTCCTATGGCTGGTACCTGAGGCAGTTCATCACAGAGGTGCAGGCCAAAGGCGCTACGGCCATTGTCTTGTCGCCGGTTCCCAGAAATACCTTCAAAGACGGCAAAGCCAACCGCAACCAGGACAGCTATGGCCTCTGGGCCTCTGAGGCCGCCAGCCAGACAAAGGCGCTTTTCATTGATTTGAATAAGATCATTAGTGACCGATATGAAAAAGAAGGGGAGGAGAAAGTGAAAAGCACTTATTTCAATTCCAAAGACAACACCCACACCATACAGGCCGGAGCCCAAGTAAACGCCGCCGCCTTGGCAGAGGGTATTCGGCAGAACAAAAAGCTGGAGTTGAACAAATACCTGTTATCAAAGACTAATGTTCTTCCGCTGTAG
- a CDS encoding glycoside hydrolase family 28 protein yields the protein MTIIKPFMKRREALEAGVKLMAVAALSIAAGPLPLWAQDKKKDTAVFNVLDFGAVGDGKTLDTAAIQKTINEASKAGNGARVLVKSGRKYLIGTLELKPNIDFHLEGDAELLVSTNPQDYTAEAAAIVARDAHNLTISGTGSINGRALEFMTHFDEANEWWIPKDWRPKLFILTACQNLKVKDITINKAPSWSLHLMGCENVLVDGIKISNNLDVPNCDGIDPDHCRNVDIRNCHIVCGDDAIVIKATRQNENFGPSANITVRDCVLETQDSGLKIGTETTQDIYNVKFERIEIKTGCRGLTIQLRDEGNVRNIDFSDITFVSRYHSAPWWGRGEAISFTAIPRTAGGKIGVIENVRVKNVKGRAENSVRINGTKESRIKNVTFENVDLTFDRWTKYPGNLFDNRPTTAYPDIEPHTNPGYYVRFADGVTLKNCRVKWGSNVPDYFTHALEAHDVTGLKLKNFKGEAAHPAKYKAISIEKQS from the coding sequence ATGACCATCATCAAACCTTTTATGAAGCGCCGCGAAGCCCTTGAAGCAGGTGTAAAGCTCATGGCCGTAGCGGCCCTTAGCATCGCCGCAGGCCCTCTCCCCTTGTGGGCACAAGACAAAAAGAAAGATACCGCCGTTTTTAATGTGTTAGATTTTGGCGCCGTGGGCGATGGAAAAACCCTGGATACCGCGGCCATTCAGAAAACCATCAACGAAGCCTCCAAAGCCGGGAACGGAGCACGCGTGTTGGTGAAAAGCGGCCGTAAATACCTCATTGGCACCCTGGAGTTAAAACCCAACATTGACTTCCACCTGGAAGGCGACGCCGAACTGCTGGTGAGCACCAACCCCCAGGATTACACCGCTGAGGCTGCCGCCATTGTGGCCCGCGATGCCCATAACCTCACCATCTCCGGCACAGGCAGCATCAACGGACGGGCCCTGGAGTTCATGACCCATTTTGACGAGGCCAACGAATGGTGGATCCCGAAGGACTGGCGCCCCAAACTTTTCATCCTGACCGCCTGCCAAAACCTGAAGGTAAAAGATATCACTATCAACAAAGCCCCCAGCTGGAGCCTGCACTTAATGGGCTGCGAAAATGTGCTGGTAGACGGCATCAAAATCAGCAACAACCTGGACGTACCCAACTGCGACGGCATTGACCCAGACCACTGCCGCAACGTAGACATCAGGAACTGCCACATTGTGTGCGGCGATGATGCCATTGTGATCAAAGCCACCCGCCAGAACGAGAACTTCGGGCCGTCTGCTAACATCACCGTGCGGGACTGCGTGCTGGAAACCCAGGACTCGGGCCTGAAGATTGGCACGGAAACTACTCAAGACATTTATAACGTCAAGTTTGAGCGCATTGAGATTAAAACCGGCTGCCGCGGCCTTACTATCCAGCTGCGCGATGAAGGCAACGTGCGCAACATTGATTTCAGTGACATCACCTTTGTGTCTCGCTATCACTCCGCTCCCTGGTGGGGCCGCGGCGAGGCTATCTCCTTTACCGCCATTCCCAGAACCGCGGGTGGTAAGATTGGCGTCATTGAAAACGTGCGGGTGAAAAATGTGAAAGGCCGCGCCGAGAACAGCGTGCGCATTAACGGCACCAAGGAAAGCCGCATTAAAAACGTCACGTTTGAAAACGTAGACCTCACCTTTGACCGCTGGACTAAGTATCCCGGCAACCTGTTTGACAACCGACCTACCACCGCCTACCCAGATATTGAACCGCACACCAACCCTGGCTATTATGTGCGCTTCGCGGATGGGGTCACCTTAAAGAACTGCAGGGTTAAGTGGGGCAGCAACGTGCCTGATTATTTCACCCATGCCCTGGAAGCCCACGACGTCACCGGCCTGAAGCTTAAGAACTTTAAGGGAGAAGCCGCGCACCCAGCCAAATACAAAGCCATTTCCATAGAAAAGCAAAGCTAG
- a CDS encoding PKD domain-containing protein, which yields MSSVSRVFHLTLALLVISTSLGWGQEKRSYKIFQFPANMIPRVDGSKDDWAMVPDTYTVGMDQLVDDTKKFLKPDPKNLDVKVKVGWVKGLNRLYFLYEAYDNYWNFTHPDLQNDIFEVVVDGDQSGGPLIDRFHPNKTLDPMEAYFSFHGVHAQNYHIFTPAEGKDWALAWGSQPWIKDLPYANFAYGYNFKPGQAGKLILEFWITPFDYAGAEGPNRAVETKLVEGKDMGLSWAVLDYDDVNSKEHSFWNLSKEHTMYGNASFLLPFRLMPLEDTFKKKLEAQWSFKVTDMKRRLVSFVDESEGNITSWKWDFGDGKTSTEQHPNHSYEKAGLYVVTLWVEGPAGKSRRAKVWDVAVR from the coding sequence GTGTCCTCTGTTTCTCGGGTCTTTCATCTTACGCTGGCCCTGCTGGTCATCAGTACCTCCCTGGGTTGGGGACAGGAGAAACGCAGCTACAAAATTTTCCAGTTCCCGGCTAACATGATTCCCCGGGTAGATGGAAGCAAAGACGACTGGGCCATGGTGCCAGACACGTACACCGTGGGCATGGACCAACTGGTAGATGATACCAAAAAATTCCTGAAGCCTGACCCCAAGAACCTGGACGTGAAGGTGAAGGTGGGCTGGGTGAAAGGCCTGAACCGGCTTTACTTCCTCTATGAGGCCTATGACAATTACTGGAATTTCACGCACCCAGACCTGCAGAACGACATCTTTGAGGTGGTGGTAGACGGAGACCAGTCCGGCGGCCCTTTGATTGACCGGTTTCACCCCAACAAGACCCTGGACCCCATGGAAGCCTATTTTTCCTTCCATGGCGTGCATGCCCAGAACTACCACATTTTTACCCCCGCCGAGGGCAAAGACTGGGCGCTGGCCTGGGGCAGCCAGCCCTGGATCAAGGATCTGCCGTATGCCAATTTCGCGTATGGGTACAACTTCAAACCAGGCCAGGCCGGCAAACTGATTCTGGAATTCTGGATCACGCCCTTTGACTACGCCGGGGCAGAAGGACCTAACCGGGCCGTGGAAACGAAACTGGTAGAAGGCAAAGACATGGGCTTAAGCTGGGCAGTGCTTGACTATGATGACGTGAACAGCAAAGAGCATAGTTTCTGGAACCTCTCCAAAGAGCACACCATGTACGGCAACGCCTCTTTCCTGCTGCCCTTCCGGTTGATGCCGCTGGAAGACACGTTCAAAAAGAAACTGGAGGCCCAATGGTCGTTCAAGGTCACGGACATGAAACGGCGTCTGGTCTCGTTTGTGGATGAATCAGAGGGCAACATCACCTCCTGGAAATGGGACTTCGGGGATGGAAAAACCTCCACTGAGCAGCACCCCAACCATAGCTATGAAAAGGCAGGGCTGTATGTGGTAACGCTTTGGGTGGAAGGGCCCGCCGGGAAATCACGCCGCGCCAAAGTGTGGGACGTGGCCGTGAGGTAA